The Arvicola amphibius chromosome 11, mArvAmp1.2, whole genome shotgun sequence genome has a segment encoding these proteins:
- the LOC119825997 gene encoding protein MGARP, whose translation MYLRRAVSKTLALPRRAPSGPVPLGKDASLRRMSSRKLPGTSGSNMIYYLVVGVTVSAGGYYTYKAITSKQGRHTERVRDVKDQTKAESQPLPGKKEHAAEAGAGEISVKETELVHAEEVTKAAAGPPEGSPTSPVPAEAALEETSTLREEPDLKITEASPGETTEGVPEPTAEVDSAAPEPTEEGESAAPEPTEEVESAAPEPTAEVESAAPESSAEVDSAAPEPTEEGESAAPEPTAEVESAAPESSAEGESAAPEPTEEAESAAADQADGACTREEGEGTAGNRSCQESAELEESPPLGSEPSAQQDSQEGTTEVTAEGASPQG comes from the exons CATCTCTTCGCCGAATGTCATCCAGAAAACTCCCTGGAACGTCTGGGTCCAATATGATTTATTACCTGGTTGTAGGTGTGACCGTCAGTGCTGGTGGATATTAC ACTTACAAGGCTATCACATCAAAGCAAGGCAGACATACAGAACGCGTAAGGGACGTGAAAGACCAAACAAAAGCAGAGTCACAGCCACTTCCAG GCAAAAAGGAGCATGCGGCAGAAGCTGGGGCCGGAGAAATTTCTGTAAAGGAAACTGAATTGGTGCATGCTGAGGAAGTGACCAAGGCTGCAGCAGGGCCTCCAGAAGGGTCTCCGACCTCCCCGGTCCCTGCAGAGGCTGCGCTAGAGGAGACATCCACACTGAGAGAGGAACCTGATCTGAAGATAACCGAGGCTTCTCCGGGGGAGACCACCGAGGGAGTCCCTGAACCCACTGCGGAGGTGGACAGCGCGGCTCCTGAacccacagaagagggggagagcgCGGCTCCTGAACCCACAGAAGAGGTGGAGAGCGCAGCTCCTGAACCCACAGCAGAGGTGGAGAGCGCGGCTCCTGAATCCTCTGCAGAGGTGGACAGCGCGGCTCCTGAacccacagaagagggggagagcgCGGCTCCTGAACCCACAGCAGAGGTGGAGAGCGCGGCTCCCGAATCCTCTGCAGAGGGGGAGAGCGCGGCTCCTGAACCCACGGAAGAGGCGGAGAGCGCAGCTGCGGACCAGGCTGACGGGGCTTGTACCAGAGAGGAGGGTGAGGGTACTGCTGGGAACCGGAGCTGCCAGGAGAGTGCTGAACTAGAAGAAAGCCCTCCCTTAGGCTCAGAGCCCTCTGCCCAGCAGGATTCACAAGAAGGAACCACCGAGGTCACTGCAGAAGGAGCCTCACCCCAAGGCTGA